TCTGTTCAGGGTGGAGCTTTCGCCTGCTCCCGAGAGAACGAACTTAAGCATGGAGCCGGCGTCCATCTGGAGATCTTCGCCGATATTGAGCGCGGTCTGCGCGTTGCTGCCATCGCCGGCCAGGAGGGTGGCTCCGTCTTCGACGGTCACCGCGCGGTCGATATCACCCGTGCCGCCAAGTGTGGCTCCGGATTCGACGGTGATGCTCCCGCCGGTGGCGCCGTACTGGCCGTTGATCAGCAGCATGCCTTCGGAGATCAAGGTCGTGCCCTTGTAGGTGTTGTCGGTGCCGGCGAGAACGACCGTGCCCTGTCCGACTTTGACGACGCCGTCGTTCCCGTCGGTACCGGCTCCGATCAGGTTTCCGCTGAATGTGACTTTGCCGCCTTCGACCGCGACCAGTTCCAGGGTACGGCCCCGGGTCGAGTGGTTGCCCAGTGTGATGTTACCGGTGTACTCCGAGGTGTCCGCCGTGTTGCCACCGATGTAGGCGCGGCTGGGGGTTGCGTTGGTGTTATCCCCGACGACGAAGTTGTTGTTAATGGTCAAAGCGCCTTCGGTCAGGACTCCGGCGTCGGCGCTGGGCCCCGTGTTGTTGTTGCGGGCGAACTCGACTGCGGCCAGACCGAGCGCGTTATTGTGGCGGAGGATCAGCTTCGAGCGCTGGTTGAGGACATCCCCTGTGAAGGTGTTGTTCCCGCTGAGGATGATCGTCATGTTATAGGTACCGGTGTCGAGCGAACGGCTGCCAGTGCCCGAGATATTACCGTTGAGCGTGATCGTCCGGGCGGGGGAGGAGGATGAGGCGTTTCCCATGCCCAGCCAGCTTCTAGCCGTGCCCAGATCGATGTCACCATTGATGGTAATGTCGCCCTCCGTCGCCCAGATCTGGAAGTTGCTGGCACTGCCGGAGTAGATGATATTGTTATTGATCGTCTGGAGGTTCGACGAGTTGTTCTGAAGCCAGACATAGTTGCCGGAACTGGCACCGTTGATGGTGATGTCGTTGCCGCTGATTTCGAAGGCCCCGGCCGAACTGCCAAAGGTCATTTTAGCGATAGACCAGTCAGTATCGACGTTCGGAGTGAGTCTGTTTGTTCCTTCGAAGCTGATGTCTGCCGTACCGTCGTTCGCGGGGGCGCTGCCTGACCAGTTGCCGGCATCAGACCAGTTATTATTGCTGCCTTCGCCGGACCAGGTTTGTGCCTGGGCCGACAATGAGAGGAGCATTAGTGAGAGTGAGCCAAGGCCAGAAACCTTGAGGATGTTTGGGGGGACGAGCTTTTTCATGGTTCTGCTAGAGTTTGTGTATTCGACTGGATTTGCCCTGTCGGGGAGCACGTCTATCCAGTCATCTCAAGTAGCAACCATCGAGGAAAAATGATTTAGCAAATGCTCATTCCTGATAGATCAGATTTACTTACATGTAAGGCATCGTCTGGAGCTCTGGCAGCCGCTCGTCGGCGCGGGACTATCGAGCCAGCTCCAGATTTTCTCCACGGTACAGGTAAAGCCTGCTGGACTCGTCTCCCGCGAGAATATTCAGTCCCCCGCCGAGCGGCGTGGCCACTGCGCCGGACTCATGAGCGCCGCCGGGCTGAATCAGTTCGCCGGTTATTTTGTGTCTGAAGGGGACGGGAAATGCAAAGACAGGTTGCTCGTTCGTACCGGTGTTTTTCATAAACAGCACCGTCCCCGGAGCCTTCTCCCCCAGGGCGGCGAAGGGGTAGCCAGTTTCGGGGTTGGGGATGGCGTTCCGGCGCGAGGTGCCGATGATGAGGTCAAGCACGCCGTCTCCGTCCCAATCGGCCAGGTCCAGCTTGCACCGGCCGGATGCGCCGCCGGGCATCCCGCTGACGGTGATCGGGCTGCCGTCCTCAAGCGTGAGGATACCGGCGTCTTCGACATTGTAATCGTCGATCCGGGTGTAGAGGTGGAGTGTGTCCTTATCGTCGGGCAGGATGAGAATGGTCCTGTCGCCAACATGGGCCAATGCCGGGCGTGCACGCCAGACCCCGTGCAAGGGAATTCCGTCGCAGTAGAGCGGATGGGCGGGGGCCAGAGCCGGTTCGGTGGGCGTACCTTTGTTCAGGTAGACGTTGTAGTCGCCGGTGATGTCGCCGGTTACGATGTCGGGAAGGCCGTCGCGATTCCAGTCGAACGCGTTCGGGGAAATATATCCCCAGTGCGCCTCCTGAAGGCCCTGGACGCTGCCGGAGTATCCGGCTTCGACATGCAGGAGGCGTCCGTCGGCCAGGCGGAGATAGCTGCTCTCGGTGAATGCGGGCTCGTCGTTGGTGCCCGTGTTTTTGTGAAAAACGATAAGTCCTTCGGAGACACCGACGAGGATGTCGAGCTTGCCGTCGCCGTCCCAGTCGATTACGGAAGGAGTCGGAAGTGCGCCAGAAACGAGGTCGGCGTTTTTTTGCAGAACTTTGGTCGGCGCTTTATAGATGGGGGCTCCGGCGGGGGTGAAGCGTCCGGTAAAGGCGTAGTAATTCAAGGTGCCTTCACCCGAGACCATGATGTCCGCCCAGGCGCCCTGCTCGTTCGGATAGGTGAGGGCGCGTCCGCTGGTGGCGGTGTCGCGCAGGGCATTACCGTCTTCACCGGCGATGAGGAGCTTCTCTTTGAACCGGATGGGTGCGTCGTAGTCGCCGGTGTTCGCGCTGGGGTAGTAGTAGAGATTACCCAGGCGTGAGGCGGAAACGAAGTCGCGTGACAACTCCGGCTGCACGTCAACTGGGCTGCTGCCGCCGATACGGAAATAGACTTCCCGCTGGCTGGGAGTGGCCTGCTGGCTGTCGAGGACATCAGCACGGTCGAGATCGACGGATGAGAGCCGCACGGCATGGAAGTAGCGATAGGGGCGTTGCCCGGTCCAGGAACCTTTGTCGTCGTAGGGACGCCATTCCTCGGTCCAGCGCTTGCTGCTGTCTCCGGGCGGGGTGTCGTCGGCCAGGTCGAAAAGGATGTCCACGGTGTCGTCGTCGTTGGGGATGACGGAGAGCGACTGTGGGCCTTTGGGCAGCTTGAGCTTGCTCAGCGGGAGCCGGTCTTGTTCGTCAAAGGAAAGCCTGTTTTCGTTAAAGACGGTGTGGAGAATCTCTTTGTCGAGAATCCAGTAGGCGTGAACCTCGCCATCGGGCGTTTGGAAAATGGTACCTTTCTGTGTGGCCGGAGTCGTGATCAACTGAGGAGCGGAAAAGATCGGTGTGCCGTCATCCTGCTCGCCGGCGTATTTAAAATACGAGAGGTTTTTCGGGCCGCCGGTCCCGCTCATGAAGAGGTCGGGGCGGTTCGCCGTGCTCAGGTACACCGCGCCAACGGGGGAGCTGTTGGTGTTGTGAAGGTTTAGCATCCCGAGCCCGGAGGGAGCCGCGGACTTGAGGGGCTGCGTATCATCGCCGGGTAGGCTACCGGCTGTGGCGGGCAGGCAGGCGCTTAAGAGAAAGGCAAAAGAGAGTGTGCGGATGCTCGTGTTCATGATGTATAAAGTCAGTGCGGTAAGAATTTTTTCGTGAGACCTATCCTTATTGAACAGTTGAGGCGCTTGTTCTCTTTACGGGAAAGCGCGCGTCTTGTTCTCTGAGTGTCTGCATGAGTTCGTCAGTCATTGCAGTTGCGAGCTTGCGGTTACTGGAGGCAAGGTTTCTGGATTCGCCGGGATTGTCTTTCAGATTGTAGAGCTCCACACTGTCGTCCTCGTAAAAGTATACCAATTTCATGTCACCCTTGCGGATGGCTGAGCATGGGCGGGTACCTACGTGCTGGGGGTGATAAAAAGGGAAATGCCAGATGAGGGCGGCGCGTTCGGGAAGTGGGGCCGCATTGTCTTCCAGCAAAGGAAAAAACGAACGCCCGTCGCAGGCTGAGTCGGGGGTTGCTATGCCGGCAGCATCGCAGAAGGTCGCGAACAGATCCGTACCCGTTATTACCTCCTCGCTGACGCTGTCGGCGGGAATGTGACCCGGCCAGCGCACCATCAAGGGGACGCGCAGCCCGCCTTCATAAAGGGTCCATTTACTTCCTCGAAGATGACCGTTGTCGGCGTAAAGGGGCATGCCGCCATTATCCACGGTAAAGACGAGCATCGTGTCGTCGGCCAGTCCGAGCGCGTCCAACTCGTTCATGACACGTCCGATCAAGTGGTCCATCGTATCGATAAATGCCGCGTACTTGATGGCTTCTTTGTCGTAAGGCAGTCCCAACTGTTCCGCTTTCTGGCGATATTTTTCAAAAAGCCATTCGCAGCGGGTACTTACCGGTGTGTGCACATAGTACTGCCCCAGAAAAAGAAAAAAACGTTCGTTTCTATGGCGGGCCATGAAATCGAGTGCCTTGTCGGTGAGGGAATCCGGTTCGTATGTGCCGTCTGCAAAATCTCCATAGGCTTCTGTGCGTTTTTGGGTCTTTGAATAGCCATAGGGATGGCTGCCTCGGTCTTCGTCGGTTTCCTGAAAATGATGAGCGGCTGGGCCATGAGTAGGCCCATAGCCCAGGTATTGAGGATTTTCGGGTATCTTATGTTCGGAAAGATGCCATTTTCCAAAGTACCCAGTGACGAAGCCTGCCTCGCTAAATGCCTCACCCATCGTATAGGAATCCAGCGGGAGGTTCCTTGGATAAGGCGGTTCGACCAAAGGGGTGTTTTCGGGGTGCGTTGCGGTACGGGCCTGGACGACGAACTCAAAGCCAAGTCGGGCCGGGGTTTGACCGGTCAGTATGGATGCGCGCGAGGCTGAGCAGATCGGTGCCGGAGCATAGGCTTGGGTAAAGCGCATACTTTGGGATGCCAGGCGATTCAGGTTCGGCGTTTCGGCGAAGCTGCCACCATAGGTATTGATATCTGCGTAGCCCAGGTCATCGACCAGGATGAAGACAATATTCCTGGGAGTCGTATGTTCGTCCGATGCGAAGAGACTTCCGGCTGCGAAAAGACTAAATGCGGCTAAGGCATGACGACAAAATAGCGATGCACTTTTCATGGTTTAAAGTGTAAAAAAAACGTGGTCATGAAGCCTGCCTTAAAGCAGTTAACAGGTTTTAATTCCTTGTCTTTTCAGTCGGCTGAAGAAGGGGGGAATTGTTGATGAAGGATTTTGCGAATTGCTTCGATTTCTTCGTGTTTGTCAGGGTCGTTAATCAGATTCCGAGTTTCTGTAAGCCGTGAATCGTAGTCGTAAAATTCAGCGTCGATCAGCATGCCGTTTTCCCACTCCCGCCATTCGGTGTAGCGATGACGGGATGTGCGGACCGTGTAGCCCATGGCTGTGGGCGATGCCTTAGCTTTGAGATAGGCGGGCCGGGGATGCTGAGAGAACGCCGCCCGTTCTATTGGTTGTTCGGGGTTTTTGAGTAAAGGAACCAGGCTCTGACCTTCCAGATCGCTTGGCAGAGGCAGACCGCCCAATTGCACGAGTGTCGGATATATGTCCAGCAGTTCAACTGGCGTCGTGCATTTGTCTCCGTGCGCATAGCCGTTTTCTGGTACCGCGATTATGAGGGGCGCTCGGGTATCGAGTTCAAAGTTTGAGGTTTTACACCAAAGCGCCTGTTCGCCCAGATGAAATCCATGATCTGACCAGAAGACGACAATGGTGTTATCCGCAAGCCCCAGGGCCTCCAGTTCGTCAAGGACTTTTCCGACTTGGGCGTCGAGATAGCTGATTGCCGCGTAGTAGCCGTGGCGGAGTTCAAGTGCCGTTGCATCGTCGGGCAGAGGGGCATTGTCTCCAAGTAATTCCCGGCTGTTGTGCCAGGCTATCTGTGGCGCGTCTTGCGGCCATTCGCCTGGGGACGGAAGACCAATGTCGGCCGGATCATACAGATCCCAGTATTTCCTGGGAGCGTTAAAAGGCAAGTGAGGCTTCCAGAAGCCAACGGCGAGAAAGAATGGTTGTGCCTCAGCCTTGAGTTCACGTAAGCGGGTAATGGCCAACTGCGCGATTCTACCGTCGAAGTAAGCTTCATCGGGCACATCAAGTTTCTCGACTTTTATGTTCCTGTTAAACTCCCGGACAGGCTGCCCGTTGACAATGGCTATATCCTCATAATGAGAATTTACGTGCATGACTTGCGGTTGGCTCCAGGACAACGGATCTTCGCTGGCTCGCCCGTGATTATGGTAAATCTTTCCAATGCCTATTGCGGTATAGCCGTGTTCCTTAAACCATTGCGGCAGGGTTTTGATATCTGGAAGCTTATCCCGAAAATGGGATGAGAGATTCCAGACCTGCGTGGTGTCAGGCCGCATCCCGGTCATTAAGGATGCTCGGGAAGGGTTGCAGAGTGCCTGCTGGGCATAGGCATTTGTGAATAAAACTCCTCGCCGTGACAAGGCATCCAGGTTGGGCGTTTTTACCACGTCATTTCCGTAACAGCCTAAATCATTGCGGAGGTCATCCGTGGCGATGAAGAGGATGTTTGGACGCTCCGGCGGCGGGGTGGCCGTGGCTGGATACGTGCAGGCTGACAGGATCGTAACAAGCAGCACTGCCCGGTTCGCTCTTTGTTTAGAGAACATTGAGTTGTCTATGTTGTCCAGGAGGGGAGACCTCAGGCTAATAAACGAGGTCGCGGAAGTTTTTGACGCGGTGGAAGGTGATGATGTTTGTCTCGTGGGCGCTCTTGGCCTCGGCATCTCCGCTGCGCGAAAGGATGACGAGATCCTCGCCGTCGATATCCATGCTGGCATAGTGCCTGGCCTGGCTTGGGTCGTCGGTCATGGCGACAAGCCCCGCGAAACACCAGTCGACGAGGTTTTTTGAAAAATACAGCACCATGCGATGGCGTTCGTTATTGGGCAGGCTGTACCGCTCCGGCGGGAGAAGTTCGGCGCGGGTCATGGAGTCGGTGGATTGCGAGCCGAGCAGCCAGTAAAGCTTGGTCTGCTCGTCGTAGAGGAGGTGGAAGCGCATGTGGCCGCCGGGGACGGGCACGAAGAGCATGGACTTGCCGGAGGGGACTTTTTCCAGGCTCATTTCCATGCTGCCGTCGGGCAACTCGGTCACTTTGGTCAGGCAAGCCAGATTCGTTCCCCCGGTGTGGGAGCGGCTGAGGATGTGGAAGGTCTTGCCCATCGGGTCGTACCAGTAATGCGCCGGGTCGGTGATCTGCACGACGTTGGGCTCGACCCAGCCCGGAGGCGACATGGAGTGCCCGCCGCCGACCGGATGACGGTCCGGGTAGTCGTAGGCAAAAAAAGGAACGCCGAAGTAGTCGGTGTCGGGGTTGTTCTCACGCAGGCCGTCGATGAGGTCCGCGAAGACAAGCATGCTCGACTGCGTCCATGCCTCGGGCTTGGTCAGGTCGTCGCCCTCGCGGGCTCTCAGAAGGACGAGACCCTTTTCCGCCGGGGCCCATGCATTGAGGTCGCGGGCTTTTTCAGTGCCCCGTTCGAAGGCGAGATAGATGTTGCCATTGGCGTACCAGACGTTGGCGGGGGTCTGGTTCCAGGTGTCCTCGGAGTCGGAGAGGAGACTGGCCGCGCCCCAGCTTTCGCCGTCATCGTCGGAGCGGAAGATCGCCAACCCCCGCCCCGTGGCCAGATAGTACAGACTGTCTCCAGCCCGGAACAGCCGTCCTTGCAGGCGGGGGAGGCGGGCACGCTCCTGCCAGGTCGCGCCACCGTCGTCCGAGGTCAGCATCACTTCCTCCTTGGTGCCGCCCTTGTTACGGTCGAAAAACGTGTAGGCGGCGACGAGTCGGCCAGAGTCCAGCCGCAGTATCGTCGGGGAGTAGAGGGGAATCTTCTGGGGGTCGGGGGACCGCCCCACCACAACGAAGTCCTGGGCCAGCGGGCGAATCGGTGACCCGGTTGGTTCGCTCCAGAGGATGCCGGTCGACATCAGCAGGCAGGCGAGAGTCAGCGTCCTGATGGTTGACAATAATGGACCTGGAAAGAACAGGGGCATGGGAGTGAGGGGTGTGGCGCCCCCCTCCGTGGATGGGTGGGGGGCGCCGGTGACGATGTGGTCGCAGTAGTATCTTTTGGATCGAAGGTTTAAGGTTAAGGCCGCTGGTCTGCCGGATCGGGGAAGTAGTAGAAGAAACCGTCCTCGGCTCCGATCATGAGCTGCTGCTTGCCGTCGCCGTTCCAGTCGCCCATGCCGGGAGTCGTGCTGTGGCCGGCGAGCCGGCGGGTGGAGATCGGGCCCTGGTCTTCGAAGACCCATTCGCCCTCGGTCTCGGAGACGTTCTTGAGGAAGTTCACGTTGACACTGTTGACGAGCAGGTC
The DNA window shown above is from Ruficoccus amylovorans and carries:
- a CDS encoding sialidase family protein, which produces MSTIRTLTLACLLMSTGILWSEPTGSPIRPLAQDFVVVGRSPDPQKIPLYSPTILRLDSGRLVAAYTFFDRNKGGTKEEVMLTSDDGGATWQERARLPRLQGRLFRAGDSLYYLATGRGLAIFRSDDDGESWGAASLLSDSEDTWNQTPANVWYANGNIYLAFERGTEKARDLNAWAPAEKGLVLLRAREGDDLTKPEAWTQSSMLVFADLIDGLRENNPDTDYFGVPFFAYDYPDRHPVGGGHSMSPPGWVEPNVVQITDPAHYWYDPMGKTFHILSRSHTGGTNLACLTKVTELPDGSMEMSLEKVPSGKSMLFVPVPGGHMRFHLLYDEQTKLYWLLGSQSTDSMTRAELLPPERYSLPNNERHRMVLYFSKNLVDWCFAGLVAMTDDPSQARHYASMDIDGEDLVILSRSGDAEAKSAHETNIITFHRVKNFRDLVY
- a CDS encoding autotransporter-associated beta strand repeat-containing protein, which gives rise to MKKLVPPNILKVSGLGSLSLMLLSLSAQAQTWSGEGSNNNWSDAGNWSGSAPANDGTADISFEGTNRLTPNVDTDWSIAKMTFGSSAGAFEISGNDITINGASSGNYVWLQNNSSNLQTINNNIIYSGSASNFQIWATEGDITINGDIDLGTARSWLGMGNASSSSPARTITLNGNISGTGSRSLDTGTYNMTIILSGNNTFTGDVLNQRSKLILRHNNALGLAAVEFARNNNTGPSADAGVLTEGALTINNNFVVGDNTNATPSRAYIGGNTADTSEYTGNITLGNHSTRGRTLELVAVEGGKVTFSGNLIGAGTDGNDGVVKVGQGTVVLAGTDNTYKGTTLISEGMLLINGQYGATGGSITVESGATLGGTGDIDRAVTVEDGATLLAGDGSNAQTALNIGEDLQMDAGSMLKFVLSGAGESSTLNRTGGTWSFDLNQMIVLEGSGIQVGIYTGIISGLDEAIDVSGWTISNESMQGVFTYEDGEINLELTAVPEIRTNALLLGLAVLLCVAFHRRQNIRN
- a CDS encoding FG-GAP repeat domain-containing protein, which codes for MNTSIRTLSFAFLLSACLPATAGSLPGDDTQPLKSAAPSGLGMLNLHNTNSSPVGAVYLSTANRPDLFMSGTGGPKNLSYFKYAGEQDDGTPIFSAPQLITTPATQKGTIFQTPDGEVHAYWILDKEILHTVFNENRLSFDEQDRLPLSKLKLPKGPQSLSVIPNDDDTVDILFDLADDTPPGDSSKRWTEEWRPYDDKGSWTGQRPYRYFHAVRLSSVDLDRADVLDSQQATPSQREVYFRIGGSSPVDVQPELSRDFVSASRLGNLYYYPSANTGDYDAPIRFKEKLLIAGEDGNALRDTATSGRALTYPNEQGAWADIMVSGEGTLNYYAFTGRFTPAGAPIYKAPTKVLQKNADLVSGALPTPSVIDWDGDGKLDILVGVSEGLIVFHKNTGTNDEPAFTESSYLRLADGRLLHVEAGYSGSVQGLQEAHWGYISPNAFDWNRDGLPDIVTGDITGDYNVYLNKGTPTEPALAPAHPLYCDGIPLHGVWRARPALAHVGDRTILILPDDKDTLHLYTRIDDYNVEDAGILTLEDGSPITVSGMPGGASGRCKLDLADWDGDGVLDLIIGTSRRNAIPNPETGYPFAALGEKAPGTVLFMKNTGTNEQPVFAFPVPFRHKITGELIQPGGAHESGAVATPLGGGLNILAGDESSRLYLYRGENLELAR
- a CDS encoding sulfatase → MFSKQRANRAVLLVTILSACTYPATATPPPERPNILFIATDDLRNDLGCYGNDVVKTPNLDALSRRGVLFTNAYAQQALCNPSRASLMTGMRPDTTQVWNLSSHFRDKLPDIKTLPQWFKEHGYTAIGIGKIYHNHGRASEDPLSWSQPQVMHVNSHYEDIAIVNGQPVREFNRNIKVEKLDVPDEAYFDGRIAQLAITRLRELKAEAQPFFLAVGFWKPHLPFNAPRKYWDLYDPADIGLPSPGEWPQDAPQIAWHNSRELLGDNAPLPDDATALELRHGYYAAISYLDAQVGKVLDELEALGLADNTIVVFWSDHGFHLGEQALWCKTSNFELDTRAPLIIAVPENGYAHGDKCTTPVELLDIYPTLVQLGGLPLPSDLEGQSLVPLLKNPEQPIERAAFSQHPRPAYLKAKASPTAMGYTVRTSRHRYTEWREWENGMLIDAEFYDYDSRLTETRNLINDPDKHEEIEAIRKILHQQFPPSSAD
- a CDS encoding sulfatase; this translates as MKSASLFCRHALAAFSLFAAGSLFASDEHTTPRNIVFILVDDLGYADINTYGGSFAETPNLNRLASQSMRFTQAYAPAPICSASRASILTGQTPARLGFEFVVQARTATHPENTPLVEPPYPRNLPLDSYTMGEAFSEAGFVTGYFGKWHLSEHKIPENPQYLGYGPTHGPAAHHFQETDEDRGSHPYGYSKTQKRTEAYGDFADGTYEPDSLTDKALDFMARHRNERFFLFLGQYYVHTPVSTRCEWLFEKYRQKAEQLGLPYDKEAIKYAAFIDTMDHLIGRVMNELDALGLADDTMLVFTVDNGGMPLYADNGHLRGSKWTLYEGGLRVPLMVRWPGHIPADSVSEEVITGTDLFATFCDAAGIATPDSACDGRSFFPLLEDNAAPLPERAALIWHFPFYHPQHVGTRPCSAIRKGDMKLVYFYEDDSVELYNLKDNPGESRNLASSNRKLATAMTDELMQTLREQDARFPVKRTSASTVQ